In Gadus chalcogrammus isolate NIFS_2021 chromosome 1, NIFS_Gcha_1.0, whole genome shotgun sequence, one DNA window encodes the following:
- the dnajc16 gene encoding dnaJ homolog subfamily C member 16 yields MSLPFAVLVVLVALLAGSLYAAAEADPYKILGVTRSASQAEIKKVYKRLAKEWHPDKNKSPEAEDMFIKITKSYEILSSEEKRSTYDRYGQTDDTQPYGQYRHRHSHFDFDEAFFNFPFNKNSRDFADGKYALHFDQYVNNVVPGSFKRPYLVKITSDWCFSCIHIEPVWKEVVQEMETLGVGIGVVDVGYERRLANYLGAHRTPSILGVINGKVTFFHYAVAKELLKQFVEDLLPQRLVEKVTDKNQLEFLNSWQEINKPHVLLFDQVPAVPLLFKLTAFAYKDYLQFGYVDQGISDTADLLKQFNINTYAPTMLVFKENIDKPADIIQAKGMKKQIIDEFMSNNKFLLVPRLVNQKLFDELCPVKQFHRRRKYCVLLLTSDEESFSPGNQAFLSFASTNTREVLRFAYVYQRHQQPLCDVLTQSKETPWFSQVVILERRNAAGKTLYKPVTAWNGSEEDQQALVDELERLHKDPSILNYDATLPELNNEFASMFIIRWVYSSYDYLTEVVDDILHNNWREMMPLVSLIFSALFILFGTVVIQAFSDSSEDKQTKPKGKDGLKAENGSPGGASRPPKKSFVEVTELTDITYTSNLVRLRPGHMNVVLVLTHASKNILLSKFAKEVYSFTGSVTLHFSFLNMDKHSEWMHSLLEYAQDALRHDAHDDHQAANRRADYTGYVMALNGHKKYLCLFRPVYTGEDPDAKSSEDESGAGTGTGGGATASSRSRPGSRDDHPPPPPRKSYRSRSVSTLQIHHKLDRLGLWMERLMEGTLPRYYVPAWPGLDKITPGK; encoded by the exons AGAAGCGCCAGCCAGGCTGAGATCAAGAAGGTCTACAAACGCCTTGCAAAAGAATG GCACCCCGACAAAAACAAAAGCCCAGAGGCAGAGGACATGTTCATCAAGATCACAAAGTCTTATGAG ATCCTATCCAGCGAGGAGAAACGCTCCACCTACGACCGATACGGACAGACGGATGACACCCAGCCCTACGGCCAGTACCGCCATCGCCACAGCCACTTTGACTTTGACGAGGCCTTCTTCAACTTCCCATTCAACAAGAACAGCCGGGACTTCGCCGACGGCAAGTATGCACTACACTTCGACCAGTACGTGAACAACGTGGTACCTGGCAGCTTCAAGAGGCCCTACCTGGTCAAGATTACCTCAGACTGGTGCTTCAGCTGCATCCACATCGAGCCCGTCTGGAAGGAGGTGGTGCAGGAGATGGAGACGCTAG GCGTGGGTATTGGCGTGGTGGACGTGGGCTATGAGAGGCGTTTGGCTAACTACCTTGGAGCCCACCGCACGCCTTCCATACTGGGGGTCATCAACGGCAAGGTCACCTTCTTCCATTACGCCGTGGCCAAGGAGCTCCTCAAGCAGTTTGTGGAGGACCTGCTTCCACAGAGGCTAGTGGAGAAG GTCACTGATAAGAACCAGCTAGAATTCCTAAACAGCTGGCAAGAGATCAACAAGCCACATGTGCTCCTTTTTGACCAAGTGCCTGCAGTCCCTCTACTGTTTAAG CTGACAGCATTTGCCTACAAAGACTACCTGCAGTTCGGCTACGTTGACCAGGGCATCTCAGACACGGCCGATCTGCTGAAACAGTTCAACATCAACACCTACGCCCCCACAATGTTGGTCTTTAAAGAGAACATAGACAAGCCAGCGGACATCATACAG GCCAAGGGAATGAAAAAGCAGATCATTGATGAGTTCATGTCCAACAATAAATTCCTCCTGGTTCCACGCTTGGTCAACCAGAAGCTCTTCGATGAGCTCTGTCCTGTGAAACAGTTCCACCGACGCAGAAA GTACTGTGTGCTGCTGTTGACCAGCGACGAGGAGTCCTTCTCTCCCGGGAACCAGGCCTTCCTGTCCTTCGCCTCCACCAACACAAGGGAGGTGCTGCGCTTCGCCTACGTCTACCAGAGGCATCAGCAGCCCCTGTGTGACGTCCTGACGCAGAGCAAGGAGACACCCTGGTTCTCACAG gTGGTGATCCTGGAGAGGCGCAACGCTGCAGGGAAGACCCTGTACAAGCCGGTGACGGCGTGGAACGGCAGCGAGGAGGACCAGCAGGCGCTGGTGGACGAGCTGGAGCGCCTCCACAAGGACCCGTCCATCCTCAACTACGACGCAACGCTGCCCGAGCTCAATAACGAGTTTGCATCG ATGTTTATTATCCGATGGGTCTACTCTTCCTATGATTATTTAACGGAAGTCGTGGATGATATTTTGCATAATAACTG gcgAGAGATGATGCCCCTTGTGTCTTTGATCTTTTCCGCCCTGTTCATCTTGTTTGGAACTGTGGTCATCCAGGCTTTTAG CGACTCGAGTGAGGACAAGCAGACCAAACCTAAAGGAAAGGACGGACTAAAAGCAGAAAATGGCTCCCCGGGAGGTGCATCGAG GCCTCCTAAAAAGAGTTTTGTGGAGGTGACGGAGCTAACAGACATCACGTACACCAGTAACCTCGTGAGGCTGAGACCAGGACACATGAACGTGGTGCTAGTCCTCACACACGCCTCCAAGAACATTCTCCTCAGCAAGTTTGCCAAAGAGGTGTACTCCTTCACGGG GAGCGTGACGCTGCACTTCTCCTTCCTGAACATGGACAAGCACAGCGAGTGGATGCACTCCCTGCTGGAGTATGCACAGGACGCCCTGCGGCACGACGCCCACGACGACCACCAGGCGGCCAACCGCAGGGCGGACTACACCGGCTACGTGATGGCGCTCAACGGCCACAAGAAGTACCTGTGCCTCTTCAGGCCCGTGTACACCGGCGAAGACCCCGACGCCAAGTCTTCCGAGGACGAATCGGGAGCGGGAACGGGAACGGGCGGGGGGGCGACGGCGTCCAGCAGGTCGAGGCCCGGTTCCCGCGACGACcacccgccaccgccgccgcgcaAGTCCTACCGCTCGCGCTCCGTGTCCACCCTGCAGATCCACCACAAACTGGACCGGCTGGGGCTGTGGATGGAGAGGCTGATGGAGGGGACCCTGCCCCGCTACTACGTCCCCGCCTGGCCCGGGCTGGACAAGATCACCCCTGGGAAGTAG